The proteins below come from a single Pseudochaenichthys georgianus chromosome 14, fPseGeo1.2, whole genome shotgun sequence genomic window:
- the LOC117458092 gene encoding protein ABHD15 has protein sequence MASFVWDYLFCLLPSLLLLLLSLGLRWPRVCCWTRLAVSAAGWRLWVLICLILELPLDRNIRTGTEDILSGSGPASDAPQLICKPSALATYLLRHCGSLARPRLAPWPRGDPHLQTLSSLLWGQHGDTLQFTRDNLLLRDGGIVALDWAVGTKLGEFGGRRRWEGRKEPGSRGNALGCFTRTPPVLLLIPGSWGGMTPHLRVLCHQAMRQGFYVVVFHARGTVGCPLTSARLTEFGDPADLEQVVAYVHSRHPSSVMVAVSEGSGSGTLLSYLGDSGSSSCLKAAAAISPVLRGQLWFETAMPPVYRWGALIHRKLQLSRYESSFRGVLDVERALSCSSLRDFEETLSCSRPPKTSLNSGPDSPRVLAPSVAWALGERAYPAKDWDNYWERNEPLRDADEVGVPVLCICSQDDPLLPPASTLPLPLFQSNPYFLLVLTDRGGHCGFTLEGPEETEGGRTGKEEEGGNWSHIAVLEYFRVVADFLKGEEKDGEYIQAGQRSRTSNMAPLRRRANVMRRQRLQPTEERSGDEEEGNFTWKRSNTR, from the exons ATGGCATCATTCGTATGGGATTATTTGTTCTGTTTGCTTCCTTCACTGCTGCTCCTGCTGCTGTCTCTGGGTCTCCGCTGGCCCAGGGTATGTTGTTGGACGAGGCTGGCTGTCTCTGCTGCAGGGTGGAGACTCTGGGTCCTTATTTGCCTGATCCTGGAGCTGCCACTAGACAGGAACATACGAACAGGGACTGAGGATATTCTGTCAGGCTCCGGTCCGGCCTCAGACGCTCCGCAGCTCATCTGCAAACCCTCTGCTCTCGCCACATATCTGCTGCGGCACTGTGGCTCTCTGGCCAGGCCGAGACTAGCCCCCTGGCCCAGAGGAGACCCCCACCTGCAGACCCTGTCCAGCCTGCTGTGGGGACAACATGGAGACACATTACAGTTCACTAGAGATAATCTGTTACTGAGGGACGGGGGTATCGTTGCTCTGGACTGGGCTGTGGGGACAAAACTGGGTGAGtttggagggaggaggaggtgggagGGGAGGAAGGAGCCGGGGTCCAGGGGGAACGCGCTAGGCTGCTTCACCAGAACGCCTcctgtcctcctcctcatccctgGGTCCTGGGGAGGGATGACCCCCCACCTGAGGGTGCTGTGCCACCAGGCCATGCGTCAGGGCTTCTACGTGGTGGTGTTTCACGCTCGAGGCACCGTGGGCTGTCCGCTGACCTCAGCACGGCTCACTGAGTTTGGAGACCCCGCTGATCTTGAGCAG GTGGTGGCCTATGTCCACAGCCGCCACCCATCCTCTGTGATGGTTGCAGTGAGTGAGGGATCCGGCTCAGGGACTCTTCTCTCTTACCTGGGGGACAGTGGGTCCAGTTCCTGTCTGAAGGCGGCTGCAGCCATCTCTCCTGTACTCAGGGGACAACTGTGGTTCGAAACAGCCATGCCTCCTGTTTATCGCTGGGGGGCGTTGATTCACCGGAAACTGCAGCTCAGTAG ATATGAGAGTTCCTTCAGGGGAGTCTTGGATGTGGAGCGGGCCCTCAGCTGTTCCTCCCTCAGAGACTTTGAGGAAACTCTGTCCTGCTCTAGACCTCCAAAAACCTCTCTGAATTCGGGACCTGATTCTCCGAGGGTCCTGGCCCCCTCAGTGGCCTGGGCCCTGGGCGAGAGGGCCTACCCAGCCAAGGACTGGGACAACTACTGGGAGAGAAACGAACCTCTGAGGGATGCAGATGAGGTGGGGGTCCCTGTGCTCTGTATCTGCAGCCAGGACGATCCTCTCCTCCCACCGGCCTCCACTTTGCCCCTTCCCCTTTTCCAGAGCAATCCATATTTCCTTTTAGTGCTGACAGACAGAGGCGGGCACTGTGGGTTCACTCTGGAGGGCCCAGAGGAGACAGAGGGGGGGAGGACtgggaaggaggaggagggaggtaaCTGGAGTCATATTGCAGTTCTGGAGTACTTTAGAGTAGTCGCTGATTTCCTGAAAGGGGAGGAGAAGGATGGGGAATATATTCAGGCAGGGCAGAGGAGCAGGACCAGCAACATGGCCCCCCTCCGCAGGAGAGCCAACGTGATGAGGAGACAGAGACTGCAGCCGACTGAAGAGAGGAGTGGGGATGAAGAGGAAGGAAACTTCACCTGGAAGAGGTCAAACACCCGctga
- the taok1b gene encoding serine/threonine-protein kinase TAO1, which produces MMPASVRAGSLKDPDVAELFFKEDPEKLYSDLREIGHGSFGAVYFARDIRTNEVVAIKKMSYNGKQSNEKWQDIIKEVKFLQRIRHPNSIEYKGCYLREHTAWLVMEYCLGSASDLLEVHKKPLQEVEIAAITHGALQGLAYLHSHNMIHRDVKAGNILLTEPGLVKLADFGSASIASPANSFVGTPYWMAPEVILAMDEGQYDGKIDIWSLGITCIELAERKPPLFNMNAMSALYHIAQNESPTLQSSEWTDYFRNFIDSCLQKIPQDRPHSDDMLGHAFLQRERPDSVLMDLIMRTKDAVRELDNLQYRKMKKILLQETHNGPAAEVQDGDEELEPDGGRTGTVNSVGSNQSIPSMSISASSQSSSVNSLNEAAQDSRSELELMEGDHTVMSNSSVIHLKPEEEESLSVDQAVPSEPSEPQPASAPVPRKYYRNREHFATIRTASLVTREMQEHEQDSELREQMSGYKRMRRQHQKLLMGMENKLKGEMDEHRLRLDKELESLRNNFNQEMEKLLKKHQAALDKDLKTFTNDEKKFQQHIQVQQKKELSSFLESQKREYKLRKEQLKEELSENQSTPKKEKQEWLSKQKENIQHFQAEEEANLLRRQRQYLELECRRFKRRILIARHNVEQDLAREELNKRQTQKDLEHAMLLRHHESMQELEFRHLGTIQRARADLIRTQHQTELTNQLEYNKRRERELRRKHVMEVRQQPKSLKSKELQIKKQFQDTCKTQTRQYKALRNHLLETTPKSDHKAVLKRLKEEQTRKLAILAEQYDHSINEMLSTQALRLDEAQEGECQVLRMQLQQELELLNAYQSKIKMQTDAQHDKERRELEQRVSLRRALLEQKIEEEMLALQNERLERIRSLLERQAREIEAFDSESMRLGFSNMVLTNLAPDCPGGWGGGAGGPGAQGGSQWPGGGGAGGNHSHPHQGGSSSQQPWGHPMLAGGPPPWSLHHPGGGNQRGGAGGVRNSPQAMRRTSSGGRNEQGMSRSASITSQISNGSHLSYT; this is translated from the exons ATGATGCCCGCCTCTGTACGGGCAGGGAGCCTGAAGGACCCAGATGTGGCTGAGCTTTTCTTCAAAGAAGATCCAGAGAAGCTTTACTCTGACCTCCGAGAGATTGGCCATGGCAGCTTTGGCGCGGTCTACTTT GCACGGGATATACGCACAAATGAAGTGGTGGCAATTAAAAAGATGTCCTACAATGGCAAACAGTCTAATGAG AAATGGCAGGACATTATAAAGGAGGTGAAGTTCCTCCAGAGGATCCGGCACCCTAACAGTATAGAATACAAAGGTTGTTACCTCCGAGAGCACACGGCATGG CTGGTGATGGAGTACTGCCTGGGCTCCGCCTCCGATCTGCTGGAGG TTCATAAAAAACCTTTACAAGAAGTAGAGATCGCTGCCATCACACACGGTGCTCTGCAGGGGCTGGCCTACCTTCATTCCCACAATATGATCCACAG GGATGTGAAGGCAGGAAACATTCTGCTGACTGAGCCTGGGCTGGTCAAACTGGCCGACTTTGGCTCCGCCTCCATCGCCTCACCTGCAAACTCCTTTGTGGGAACGCCATATTG GATGGCCCCGGAGGTGATTCTAGCCATGGATGAAGGCCAGTATGATGGGAAGATTGATATCTGGTCCTTAGGGATCACCTGTATAGAGTTAG CGGAGAGGAAGCCTCCCTTGTTTAACATGAATGCAATGAGTGCCTTATACCACATAGCGCAGAATGAGAGCCCCACACTGCAATCCAGTGAATG GACGGATTACTTTAGAAACTTTATCGATTCTTGCCTTCAGAAAATCCCCCAGGACAGACCACACTCTGACGACATGCTGGGT CATGCGTTTCTGCAGCGCGAGCGTCCGGACTCGGTGCTCATGGATCTCATCATGAGGACCAAGGATGCAGTGCGAGAGCTGGACAACCTGCAGTACCGCAAGATGAAGAAGATCCTCCTTCAGGAGACCCACAACGGACCCGCTGCAGAAGTCCAGGATGGAGATGAG GAGCTGGAACCGGACGGGGGTCGGACGGGAACAGTGAACAGTGTCGGCAGCAACCAGTCCATCCCCAGCATGTCCATCAGCGCCAGCTCTCAGAGCAGCTCCGTCAACAGCCTGAACGAGGCGGCGCAGGACAGCCGCAGCGAGCTGGAGCTGATGGAGGGAGACCACACCGTCATGTCCAACAGCTCCGTCATACACCTCAAACCG gaagaggaggagagtttGTCTGTGGATCAGGCAGTCCCCAGTGAACCCTCTGAGCCCCAGCCAGCATCAGCTCCGGTTCCCAGGAAGTACTATCGCAACAGAGAGCACTTCGCCACCATACGCACAGCATCACTC GTGACCCGTGAGATGCAGGAACACGAGCAGGACTCGGAGCTGCGGGAGCAGATGTCAGGATACAAACGCATGAGACGGCAACACCAGAAGCTCCTGATGGGCATGGAGAACAAACTGAAAGGGGAGATGGATGAGCACCGGCTGAGGCTGGACAAGGAGCTGGAGAGTCTGAGGAACAACTTcaaccaggagatggagaagCTGCTTAAAAAACACCAGGCGGCTCTGGACAAAGAC CTGAAGACGTTTACCAACGATGAGAAGAAGTTCCAGCAGCACATCCAGGTGCAGCAGAAGAAAGAGCTCAGCAGCTTCCTGGAGTCACAGAAGCGAGAGTATAAACTACGCAAGGAGCAGCTCAAAGAG GAACTGAGCGAGAACCAGTCGACTCCCAAGAAGGAGAAGCAGGAGTGGCTGTCGAAGCAGAAAGAAAACATCCAGCACTTCCAG GCGGAGGAGGAGGCCAACCTGCTGAGGAGACAGAGGCAATACCTGGAGCTGGAGTGTCGGCGGTTTAAACGCAGGATCCTCATCGCCAGACACAACGTGGAGCAGGATCTGGCCCGAGAG GAGCTGAACAAACGGCAGACACAGAAGGACCTGGAGCATGCCATGCTGCTCAGACACCACGAGTCGATGCAAGAGCTGGAGTTCAGGCACCTGGGGACGATCCAGAGGGCGCGGGCGGACCTGATCCGGACCCAGCACCAGACGGAGCTCACCAACCAGCTGGAGTACAAcaagaggagggagagggagctGAGGCgcaaacatgtgatggaggtcCGGCAGCAGCCCAAGAGCCTCAAG TCTAAGGAGCTTCAGATTAAGAAGCAGTTCCAAGACACTTGTAAAACCCAGACCAGGCAGTACAAGGCCCTCAGGAACCATCTGCTGGAGACCACGCCCAAGTCTGATCACAAGGCGGTGCTCAAGAGGCTGAAGGAGGAGCAGACCAGGAAGCTGGCCATCCTGGCAGAGCAGTACGACCACTCCATCAACGAAATGCTCTCTACGCAGGCT CTGCGGTTAGACGAGGCTCAGGAGGGGGAGTGTCAGGTTCTGAGGATGCAGCTGCAGCAGGAGCTGGAGCTGCTCAACGCCTACCAGAGCAAGATCAAGATGCAAACAGACGCGCAGCATGAcaaagagaggagggagctggaGCAGAGGGTCTCTCTGCGGAGGGCTCTGCTGGAGCAGAAA ATCGAGGAGGAAATGCTTGCGTTGCAAAACGAGCGTCTGGAGAGAATCCGCTCGCTGCTGGAGCGCCAGGCCCGAGAGATCGAGGCGTTTGACTCTGAGTCCATGCGGCTGGGCTTCAGCAACATGGTGCTCACTAACCTGGCTCCTGACTGCCCGGGGGGCTGGGGGGGGGGAGCAGGTGGCCCGGGGGCTCAGGGGGGGAGCCAATGGCCAGGCGGAGGTGGAGCAGGAGGCAACCACAGTCATCCCCATCAGGGGGGCTCCAGCTCCCAGCAGCCCTGGGGTCACCCCATGCTGGCCGGGGGCCCGCCACCCTGGAGCCTCCACCACCCCGGGGGGGGGAATCAGAGGGGGGGCGCGGGGGGGGTGAGGAACAGCCCACAGGCTATGAGGAGGACGTCATCAGGGGGGAGAAATGAACAGGGCATGAGCAGGAGCGCCAGCATCACCTCTCAGATTTCAAACGGATCCCACCTGTCGTACacctag